The segment ACGTGCAGCGGCGGATGGTGGTGCGGCGCGAAGAGCTGTTTCAGTCGCTCGGGATCATCCGGCAGGTGCTGGCGAAGATGCCGGGCGGAGCGATCGCGACTCCGGTGGGCGACGTGCCCGCGGATCGGATCGCGCTCGGTTACGTGGAAGGCTGGCGCGGCGAGATTTTCCACTGGGTGCACACGGCGCCGGGCAACCGGCTCGCGCGCTGCAAGATCAAGGATCCCTCGCTGCAGAACTGGCCGGCGTTGAGCGAGGCGATTTTGGGCAACATCATCCCGGATTTTCCGGTGGTGAACAAGAGCTTCAACTTGTCCTATTCCGGGACGGATCGCTGACATGTTCGAAACCCTGCGCCAAAGCCTCAACGTCGGAGTCGCGACGACCGCTTATCCGGCCACGCCGCCGGAGGTTTCGACCCGTGCGCGCGGCCGGCCGGAGATCGACTGGCCGGCGTGGCAGGACGCCCGGCCGGCCGCGGCGATCTGTCCGACCGGCGCGATCAACTGCCGCGACGAAGCGGGAGTGCGGACGGCGGAGCTCGACCTCGGGAAATGCATTTTTTGCGGGCTGTGCGCAGACGTGGACCGTGCGATCCGGATGACGAATCAGTGCGAGCTGGCCGTCCGGACGCGGGAGCGGCTGCGCTCGACTGCGCGCTACGAGCTGAGGCCCGACGGCACGCAGGCGCGGATGATCGAAGCGCCGCAAATCTCTGAGACAGGAGAGAAAACGGAGGCGTTGGGCCGGGAACTGCAGAACCGGATTCATTCGTTGTTGGGCCGTTCGCTGCACATTCGGGAAGTTGATGCCGGTTCGTGCAACGGCTGCGAAGTCGAGATCAACGCCCTGAGCGGTCCGATCTACGACTTGGAGCGGTTTGGCATTCATCTCGTGGCCTCGCCCCGGCATGCCGATATGCTGCTCGTGACGGGCCCGGTCACGCGCAACATGGAACTCGCCCTGCGCAAGACCTACGATGCGACACCCGAACCGCGGCTCGTCGTCGCGGTGGGCGCCTGTGGTTGCAGTGGCGGGATGTTCGGCCGAAACTACGCCACTTGCGGCAGCGTCGACTCGGTGCTGCCGGTGGACGTCTACATTCCCGGTTGTCCGCCCAATCCATTTGCACTGCTGCACGGAATTTTGCTGGCGGTGGGCCGGCTGGAAAAACGATGAGCGCTCCACTTGAGTTTACCTGGCTGAACAACGGCACGAGCGTGGCGTGGCCGAGCGTGCCTGAGTGGCCGGTCGAACAGTTGGTCGAGGCGACCGCGGCCGAGCTGTCGCGTGGCGGTCGGCTGTGCGCGTGGTTTGGCGTGCCGGAGCCGGGCGGCGAAACCACACGGCTGGTCGCAGTCGTCGCCGCGGATGCGGAAAACACCTTGATGGTCGGACGCAGTGAACCGTTGCGGGGAAGTTATCCCGCCCTGACGGCACGCTGCCCGCAGGCGCATTTGTTCGAGCGCGAAGTGTGGGAGCAGCACGGACTCGTGCCCGAGGGGCACCCGTGGCTCAAGCCGGTGCGTCGGCCGCAGGACCTCCCGCGCGATGCGGCGCCAGTGAACGGCGAATTTTTCCGCGTGGCGGGCGGCGAGGTGCACGAGGTGGCAGTGGGACCGGTGCACGCGGGCATCATCGAGCCCGGACATTTCCGTTTCCAATGTGCGGGCGAGGAGGTGCTGCATCTGGAGATTGCGCTCGGCTATCAGCACCGTGGGATCGAGGCGGCGCTGGTGGGCGGGCCGCATCCGCGGACCGAGCTGCAGATGCAGGTGGTGGCGGGTGACGCGTCGATTGCGCACAGCACGGCCCATGCGCTCGTCTCGGAAGTGCTCGCGGGGAGCGAGGCGCCGCTGCGCGCGCAGTGGCTGCGGGCGATTGCACTCGAGCTCGAGCGGCTGGCGAATCACACCGGCGATCTGGGCGCGCTGGCGAACGACGTGGCGTTTCTGCCGACGTCATCGGCGTGCGGGAAGATTCGCGGGGACTTTCTCAATCTCACGGCGCTGATCTGCGGGAACCGGTTTGGTCGCGGGCTGGTGCGCCCGGGCGGTTGCCGTTACGAACTCGATCCGGCGCGGCTGGGCCAGCTGCGGGAACGGCTGAAGACCGCTTTGGACGACGTGGAGGCGGCGCTGGGCTGGTTGTGGGACGCGGCGTCGGTGCGCGCGCGGTTCGAGGATGTCGGTGTGGTGAGCGACGAGCAGGCGGCGGAGATCGGCCTCGTGGGTCCGGCGGCGCGGGCGAGCGGATTGGTGCGCGACGTGCGCTACGATCACCCGGCGGGCTGGCACCGGTTCGCGCAGATGCCGGTGGCGGTGTGGCCGGGTGGCGACGTGCTGGCGCGGGCCCGGGTGCGTGCGCTCGAGATCCAGCGCTCCGGCGCGTTTATTTTGGAACAGCTCGGCGGCGCGCCCGAAGGTGAACTCGTCGCCACGCTGGATGCGCCAGCGGCCGACACGCTGTCGGTGGCATTGGTGGAAGGCTGGCGCGGCGAGGTGTGCCACGTGGCGTTGACCGATGTCGCGCGGCGGTTCCGATGCTACAAGATCGTCGATCCGTCGTTCCACAACTGGACCGGGATGGCGCTCGCGCTGCGCGGACAGGCAATCTCGGATTTTCCGATCTGCAACAAGAGCTTCAACCTGTCGTATTGCGGGTTCGATTTGTGAACTCGAACCGGAGGAGATACCACGAAACACACGAAAGACACGAAAGCACACCGGCCGCGAATCACGCGAATGACCGCGAATGCGACCGGAGATCTGCGGGCGGAAACGCGGCGCGAACAACCTGAATTCCAATCATGTTTGTGGTCGATACACTGATTCACCGGCTGAAGCGCGGACGGGAAACGATGGCGTTCCCGAACGGGCCGGCCCCGGCGCTGCCGGACCGGCACGGGGGTGCGTTGCGCGTTGACGCCTCGAAATGTGCCGACGGCTGCGCGGCGTGCGCGGAGGTGTGTCCGACGCAGGCCATCACCGTGGCGGATTCCAAGGTCGCACCACCCGGAATCACGGACGGGACGCCCGGGCCACGGGGGAATGCGTCCGCGCTCCCGAAGATTACGCTCGATCTGGGGCGCTGTGTGTTCTGTGCCGAGTGTGTGAAGACCTGTCCGGCGGGAGCGATCACGCAGACGGGCGATCATCGGATGGCGGTGCGGCGGCGCGAGGATCTCGTGCTGGGCGCACCGGGGCAGGAGGAAGTGCGACTGGCGGCTGCGCTCGACGAAAAGCTGCGGAAGATGTTTGGCCGTTCGCTGCGGCTGCGCCAAGTGAGCGCCGGCGGCAGTGGCGCCGAGGAGGCGGATTTGAACGTGCTCGGGACGATCGGCTGGGATCTGGGCCGGTTTGGAATTCAGTTCGTCGCTTCGCCGCGGCACGCGGATGGCCTTGTCGTGACCGGGCCAGTTTCGAAAGGGATGGAGCTGGCGCTGCGGAAGACGTGGGAGGCGATGCCGGCGCCGAAGATCGTGATCGCGGTGGGCGCCGAGGCGATTTCGGGGGGCGTGTTTGCGGGCCATCCGCAGGTGCGGAACGGCGTGGATGCGATCGTGCCCGTGGATCTCTACATTCCTGGCTGGCCGCCGCATCCGCTCACGATTTTGGATGGATTGCTGCGGTTGCTCGGGCGGTTGGAGGAAGACAGGCGCAGCTGACAACGAACAGATATGTAGGGCCACCGTTCACCGGCGGCCGGGAATGCCGGGAGAGCGGCAAGGGACATCCGCGGCCGGCGGCGAGCGCCGGCCCTACGACACGTGAAGACGATTGCGAATGACTTCGCGCTCGCGCAACCACTCGCGAGGCGGCGTTCCGTCGGCATGGAGAAGAGGAAGAAACCGGCACGCGCTTGGCTCTGGACAATACCACCACGGCCAGCACGCCGTCGTCGGGATCAGCTTGGCTGCATACGGATTCATGAAGATGTAGAAGCGGTAGTCGTCGCGGGCTTCATCTGCACGCAGGCGATGTTCGAAGACATTGTCCTGCCACTCCCACGAAACGTGACGTCGTCGAGAGAGCGCCTTCAGTTTCGCCACGACTTGCATGAGCGAGAGACGTCCACCAAGGGGAAACAGGAGATGCACATGGTCGGGCATGATCGTGGCTGCGATGATCGAAGCGTCTCCGCGCTCATGCAGGTGCGATAAGGTCGAGATCAAACCGGTGGCCGAGCGTGACTCGGTCAAGACAGGCGCGCGGTGATGCACGCACGCCGTAACAAAATAGGTTGCTCCCGGCACGGAGACACGACCTGTCCGCAATCGCGCGGTCTGTCGCTGTGGGAGCAACATGAAAGAACTCTGACCCGCCATGGCGCTGAGAGCAAGTTCCCGGCCGGCGGCGAGCGCCGGCCCTACGAATAGGAACAAGCAACCGGTCCGCCTAGTCAGGCGTCGTAAGGCCGCCGTTTACCGGCCGCCGAGAATGTGGAGTGCGCGTCGAAGGACATTTGCGGCCGGCGGCGAGCGCCGGCCCTACAAGCAAAGGGACGCGCGGATGAGCGAACCACTCACCCAAGCACGGCTTTCAGGACCTTGCCGAGGTCGGTGACGCGATAGGGCTTGGTCAGATAGCCGCAGAAGCCCATGTCGAGGAAGCGACGCGCCATGTCCTCGTTGTCGTAACCACTGGAGACGATCGCGCGCACTTCCGGATCGAGGTCGCGGAGGGCCTTGAAACACTCCTCGCCGCCCATGCCGCCGACGACGGTGATGTCGAGCAGCGCGACGTCGTAGGGCCGGCCGATGTTGAGGTAGCGTTTGTAGAGCTGAATCGCTTCCTCGCCGTTCTTCGCCAGGTCGAATTTGTAGTCGAGACTCTCGAGCATCGTCGCCGTGAGCTCGGAGAGTTTCGGGTCGTCGTCCATTAACAGGATTCGCCCCGTGCCAAAGCGCAGCGACGGTGCACGGCGCGCCTGCACCTCGACGGGCGCGTCGGCGCGTGGAAAGAACGCGGTGAACGCTGTTCCCGTGCCCACGACCGAGTCGACGGCGATCTGGCCGCCGTGCTTGCGGACGATGGAGAGCACCGTCGCGAGGCCGAGGCCGGTGCCGTGTTTCTTCGTCGTGAAGAACGGATCGAAGATTTTCTGGAGATTTTCCGGCGCGATCCCGCTGCCGTTGTCGCGCACCTCGATCTCGACGTAGTTCCCCTCGGCGAGCGGCGGAATCTGGTCGGCGGCAAGCGTGACGTTTTTCGCGGTGAGCTGCAGCTTCGCGCGATGCGGCTTCGGCGGCATCGCCTGGAGCGCGTTGACGATGAGGTTTTGAAAAACCTGCAGGATCTGCGCGCGATCGACGCGCACCGGATCGACGTTTTCGGTGAGGTTGACGGTGATCTCCGCGTCGGAACCGGCGGCGGCGATCTTCACCGCGTCCTGCAGGATTTCTTTCGGCGAAATCACGCTTTGCGAACCGGCGCCGCCCTTGGCGAACGCGAGCAGCTGCTTGGTCAAGCCCTTCGCGGTGAGGCAGGCTTTTTCGCAATCCTCGAGGGCGGAGTAATTGCGGTTGTCCTTGGCGAGCGACACGCCGGCGAGGATGGTAGCGAGGAGATTGTTGAAGTCGTGTGCGATGCCGCCGGCGAGCAGGCCGAGCGATTCGAAGCGATTCGCCTTCACCAGTTCTTCCGGCGTGAGGCTCATCTCGCCGGGGTCGCGGAAGACGATCACCACGCCGCGCGGGTTGTTCTCGGCGTCCTTGGAGGCGCGCGCGGTCCAGACGATCGGCAGCGCCGTTTCCGCGGGCGAGGAGGCCGCATCGGTGGCCGCGGGCGGTCGCGCGCCCACGACCAGCGCGTGGTCGCTGAACAGCGGCAGCGGCTGGTCGGCGCCGAGCGCGCGATCGCACGGATCGTCGCCGGGCCGGCCACTCTCGCGGTGCACGAGCTGGAAAACATCCGCGACGGCGGCGCCGACGATCTCGTCGGGCTTGCGCGCGAGCAATCGCACGGCGGCGGGATTGGCGTGGAGAATCCGGCCTGTGGCGTCGGTGACGAGGACGCCCTCGGCGAGGGCCGCGAACGCATCCTGCGCGAGCCCGGCGCCGAGCCCGTCGTCGCTGCCGGCGCTGCGCGGCGTGAGCGTGGGCGCGGTGCAGATGAAGCCGATGATGCGGGCGAGATCGCGCTTGCGCGTGAGCGTGCGGTGTGCGCCGAGGAGCACGGGCACGCGCTGGCCGTCCTTGCCGACGAGCTCCTCGGCGAGCACGAAGGTATTTTGTCCCGGCGCGAGCAACAGCAGCCAGGTTTCCACGCCGCCGGGAATTTCGTCGGCGGGCAACACGGCGGCCAGCGTCTCCAGCGTGTCGGCCAGCTCGTCGTCGCGGTAGCCGAGAATCTTTTTCCAGGCGGGCGAGAACCAGAAGGACTTCGCGGTAAAATCGAGGTCGAACGCGCCAAGCGGACCGCCGCCGAGCGTCTCCATGCGCTCGTCGTTGGCGAGGCTCGCTTCCTCGATCTCCTTGCGCTCGGAGACATCGAGGTTGAGTCCGACCACGCGCTCGAGCTGGCCGGTGGCGTTCAGCACCTGCACGCCGACGCACTGCACCCAGACCCAGTGGCCGAGCCGGTGGCGCATGCGAAACTCGACGCTGAACGGTCGTGCGCCGGCGGCGGGTTTGCGACCGACCTGATCCGGCGCGGCGCCGGAGTCGTCGGGATGAATGAGCTCACGCCAGGTCTCGAGCGTATCCGGCAACTCGGCATCGACGTAGCCGAGCATCTTTTTCCACGAGCGGGAGTAGGTCGCGCGGTTGGTGATCAGGTCGAGGTCGAAGAAACCCGCGGCGCCCTGTTCGGCGACGAGTTGGTAGGCGCTGCCGTCGCCGTTCGCGCTGGGGGCCGTCGGTGCGGCCGCCGGAGGTTGGACGGTCGCAAGGAAAAAGGTTTCGGAAAAACGCTCCAGGCGCACCTGCACCGCGCGGGGCGCGCCGTCGCGCGGCTGCGCGTCGAGTGTGGCGGTGCGATCGAGCGTGGCGTCGCGCAGGACTTCCCACTGGGCTTCGAACCACTCGGGTCCGTCGGCGACCACCTCGAAGGCGAACAGCGAGGCGAACGGCTCGCCGATCAGTCCGCCCTCGGCGGCCTGCCAGAGCGCGCGGGCGCTCGCGGAGGCGCCGGTGATGCGGCCGTGGGAGTCGAGCAGGAGGACGGCGGCGACATCGGCCGCGGCGAGGCGGTGGGCGGCGGGATCGGTGGATGGGCGCGGCTCGTTCAACGGTGACTCGCTTGTAGCCAAGTACGGACGCGGTTGGCGAGAAAATCGATGAACGGCGGCTGGTCGTTGAGGCAGGGAATCTGCGTAAAGGATTCACCGCCGGCCTGCACGAACGTCTCCTTCCCCGCGACGCTGATCTCCTCGAGCGTCTCGAGGCAGTCGGAGAGGAAGGCGGGACAGAGCACGAGAATTCGTTTGATGCCAGCCTTCGCGAGCCGTTCCAACTCGTGGTCGGTGTAGGGCGACAGCCAGGGTTCGCCGACCAGGCGCGACTGGAACGAAACGGAATGGCGGTCGGGCGCCAGGCCGGCGCGGGCGGCGAGTGCGCGCGTCGTGGCGAACACTTGGGCGCGGTAACAGGTGGCGTGAACGGGCGAGGGCGTGTTGCAGCAGTCGTTCACAATCTGGCAGTGCGCGTGCGAGGAGTCGGCCTTGCACAGGTGGCGGACCGGGATGCCATGGTAGCTGAACAGCACGTAGTCGTGCGGCTGGGCGAAGTAGGGCGCGGAGACCGCGTGCAACGCTTCGATGTAGTCCGCGTCATCGAAGAAAGGCTGCACCGTGGTCACGCGCAACTGCGGCGCCTGGCGTGCGGCTTCCTCGTAAACCTTCACCACGACGGTTTCCCACGAGGACATCGCGTAATGCGGATACTGCGGGATCAGGAGCAGTTCGCTGACGCCGTCGGCGACGATCTGGCCGAGGACCGAGGCGATCGATGGCTGCCCGTACCGCATCGCGAGGTAGACGGGCGTCTCGGGGCCGAGAGTGGCGGCGAGCTTTTGCTGGACGTTGCGCGAGGTGATGATCAGCGGCGAGCCGTCCTTGGTCCAGATCTGCTCGTAGGCGTGCGCGGAATTGGGCGAACGCCGCGGTACGATGATGCGATGCACCAGGATCGAACGGAACGGCTGCGCCGGCCGATCGATGACGCGCTCATCGCCGAGAAACTCATCGAGGTAACGCCGGACGTCGGGGACGGAGGTGGAATCGGGCGAGCCGAGGTTGACGAGAAGGACCGCGCGGTTGGGCATGCGGCGGAGATTGGTCGTTGGAACGTTGTGAAAGTCAAACGACGATGGTGGGAACGCGATCGGGAGGAACGGCCGCGA is part of the Opitutus terrae PB90-1 genome and harbors:
- the nuoB gene encoding NADH-quinone oxidoreductase subunit NuoB, with protein sequence MFETLRQSLNVGVATTAYPATPPEVSTRARGRPEIDWPAWQDARPAAAICPTGAINCRDEAGVRTAELDLGKCIFCGLCADVDRAIRMTNQCELAVRTRERLRSTARYELRPDGTQARMIEAPQISETGEKTEALGRELQNRIHSLLGRSLHIREVDAGSCNGCEVEINALSGPIYDLERFGIHLVASPRHADMLLVTGPVTRNMELALRKTYDATPEPRLVVAVGACGCSGGMFGRNYATCGSVDSVLPVDVYIPGCPPNPFALLHGILLAVGRLEKR
- a CDS encoding NADH-quinone oxidoreductase subunit C, encoding MSAPLEFTWLNNGTSVAWPSVPEWPVEQLVEATAAELSRGGRLCAWFGVPEPGGETTRLVAVVAADAENTLMVGRSEPLRGSYPALTARCPQAHLFEREVWEQHGLVPEGHPWLKPVRRPQDLPRDAAPVNGEFFRVAGGEVHEVAVGPVHAGIIEPGHFRFQCAGEEVLHLEIALGYQHRGIEAALVGGPHPRTELQMQVVAGDASIAHSTAHALVSEVLAGSEAPLRAQWLRAIALELERLANHTGDLGALANDVAFLPTSSACGKIRGDFLNLTALICGNRFGRGLVRPGGCRYELDPARLGQLRERLKTALDDVEAALGWLWDAASVRARFEDVGVVSDEQAAEIGLVGPAARASGLVRDVRYDHPAGWHRFAQMPVAVWPGGDVLARARVRALEIQRSGAFILEQLGGAPEGELVATLDAPAADTLSVALVEGWRGEVCHVALTDVARRFRCYKIVDPSFHNWTGMALALRGQAISDFPICNKSFNLSYCGFDL
- a CDS encoding 4Fe-4S dicluster domain-containing protein encodes the protein MFVVDTLIHRLKRGRETMAFPNGPAPALPDRHGGALRVDASKCADGCAACAEVCPTQAITVADSKVAPPGITDGTPGPRGNASALPKITLDLGRCVFCAECVKTCPAGAITQTGDHRMAVRRREDLVLGAPGQEEVRLAAALDEKLRKMFGRSLRLRQVSAGGSGAEEADLNVLGTIGWDLGRFGIQFVASPRHADGLVVTGPVSKGMELALRKTWEAMPAPKIVIAVGAEAISGGVFAGHPQVRNGVDAIVPVDLYIPGWPPHPLTILDGLLRLLGRLEEDRRS
- a CDS encoding REP-associated tyrosine transposase, with the translated sequence MAGQSSFMLLPQRQTARLRTGRVSVPGATYFVTACVHHRAPVLTESRSATGLISTLSHLHERGDASIIAATIMPDHVHLLFPLGGRLSLMQVVAKLKALSRRRHVSWEWQDNVFEHRLRADEARDDYRFYIFMNPYAAKLIPTTACWPWWYCPEPSACRFLPLLHADGTPPREWLREREVIRNRLHVS
- a CDS encoding PAS domain-containing hybrid sensor histidine kinase/response regulator; the protein is MNEPRPSTDPAAHRLAAADVAAVLLLDSHGRITGASASARALWQAAEGGLIGEPFASLFAFEVVADGPEWFEAQWEVLRDATLDRTATLDAQPRDGAPRAVQVRLERFSETFFLATVQPPAAAPTAPSANGDGSAYQLVAEQGAAGFFDLDLITNRATYSRSWKKMLGYVDAELPDTLETWRELIHPDDSGAAPDQVGRKPAAGARPFSVEFRMRHRLGHWVWVQCVGVQVLNATGQLERVVGLNLDVSERKEIEEASLANDERMETLGGGPLGAFDLDFTAKSFWFSPAWKKILGYRDDELADTLETLAAVLPADEIPGGVETWLLLLAPGQNTFVLAEELVGKDGQRVPVLLGAHRTLTRKRDLARIIGFICTAPTLTPRSAGSDDGLGAGLAQDAFAALAEGVLVTDATGRILHANPAAVRLLARKPDEIVGAAVADVFQLVHRESGRPGDDPCDRALGADQPLPLFSDHALVVGARPPAATDAASSPAETALPIVWTARASKDAENNPRGVVIVFRDPGEMSLTPEELVKANRFESLGLLAGGIAHDFNNLLATILAGVSLAKDNRNYSALEDCEKACLTAKGLTKQLLAFAKGGAGSQSVISPKEILQDAVKIAAAGSDAEITVNLTENVDPVRVDRAQILQVFQNLIVNALQAMPPKPHRAKLQLTAKNVTLAADQIPPLAEGNYVEIEVRDNGSGIAPENLQKIFDPFFTTKKHGTGLGLATVLSIVRKHGGQIAVDSVVGTGTAFTAFFPRADAPVEVQARRAPSLRFGTGRILLMDDDPKLSELTATMLESLDYKFDLAKNGEEAIQLYKRYLNIGRPYDVALLDITVVGGMGGEECFKALRDLDPEVRAIVSSGYDNEDMARRFLDMGFCGYLTKPYRVTDLGKVLKAVLG
- the hemH gene encoding ferrochelatase; the encoded protein is MPNRAVLLVNLGSPDSTSVPDVRRYLDEFLGDERVIDRPAQPFRSILVHRIIVPRRSPNSAHAYEQIWTKDGSPLIITSRNVQQKLAATLGPETPVYLAMRYGQPSIASVLGQIVADGVSELLLIPQYPHYAMSSWETVVVKVYEEAARQAPQLRVTTVQPFFDDADYIEALHAVSAPYFAQPHDYVLFSYHGIPVRHLCKADSSHAHCQIVNDCCNTPSPVHATCYRAQVFATTRALAARAGLAPDRHSVSFQSRLVGEPWLSPYTDHELERLAKAGIKRILVLCPAFLSDCLETLEEISVAGKETFVQAGGESFTQIPCLNDQPPFIDFLANRVRTWLQASHR